From Lycium ferocissimum isolate CSIRO_LF1 chromosome 12, AGI_CSIRO_Lferr_CH_V1, whole genome shotgun sequence, one genomic window encodes:
- the LOC132040806 gene encoding heat shock 70 kDa protein 15-like, protein MSVVGFDFGNESGVVAVARQRGIDVVLNDESKRETPAIVCFGEKQRFLGTAGAASSMMNPKNTISQIKRLIGRQFSDPELQRDLKALPFSVTEGPDGYPLIHARYLGEMRTFTPTQVLGMVFSDLKTIAEKNLNAVVVDCCIGIPIYFTDLQRRAVMDAATIAGLHPLHLIHETTATALAYGIYKTDLPENDQLNVAFVDVGHASLQVCIAGLKKGQLKILAHSFDRNLGGRDFDEAIFQHFAAKFKEEYKIDVYQNARACIRLRAACEKLKKVLSANPEAPLNIECLMDEKDVRGFIKRDEFEQISIPILERVKKPLEKALAEAGLTTENIHSVEVVGSSSRVPAIMRILTEFFGKEPRRTMNASECVAKGAALQCAILSPTFKVREFKVNESFPFSIALSWKGPAPDAQNGASENHQSTIVFPKGNPIPSVKALTFYRSGTFTIDVQYADVSELQAPAKISTYTIGPFQSTKGERAKLKVKVRLSLHGIVSVESATLLEEEEVEVPVVKETAKEPAKMETDEASADAAPSTTSETDVNMQDAKGAENGVPDSGDKPVQMETDAKVEAPKKKVKKTAVPVTEIVYGAMAAADVQKAVEKEFEMALQDRVMEETKDKKNAVESYVYDMRNKLSDKYQEFVTDSEREQFIAKLQETEDWLYEDGEDETKGVYIAKLEELKKQGDPIEQRYKESTERGPVIDQFIYCINSYREAAMSSDPKFDHIDLADKQKVLNECVEAEAWFREKKQQQDALPKYANPVLLSADVRKKAEALDRVCRPIMTKPKPAKPTTPETPPPQSPQGGEQQPQGAESLNAGNANATEGASAGSEVPPAAEPMETEKPETAPSAS, encoded by the exons ATGAGTGTGGTGGGTTTTGACTTCGGGAATGAGAGTGGTGTCGTTGCGGTTGCTAGGCAGAGaggaattgatgttgtacttaaTGACGAATCAAAAAGGGAAACTCCAGCCATAGTTTGCTTTGGAGAGAAGCAGCGATTTCTCGGTACTGCTGGTGCAGCATCAAGCATGATGAACCCAAAGAATACCATTTCCCAGATAAAGAGGTTAATAGGGCGGCAATTTTCAGATCCTGAGCTGCAAAGAGATCTTAAGGCACTGCCCTTCTCAGTAACTGAAGGGCCTGATGGATATCCCCTGATCCATGCGCGCTATTTGGGAGAAATGAGAACTTTTACACCTACCCAGGTTCTTGGAATGGTGTTTTCGGATCTCAAAACTATAGCAGAAAAGAATCTCAATGCAGTAGTAGTTGATTGTTGTATTGGAATTCCAATTTATTTCACTGATCTTCAGAGAAGAGCTGTAATGGATGCAGCCACCATCGCTGGCTTGCACCCTTTGCATCTAATTCATGAGACAACAGCTACTGCATTAGCATATGGTATTTACAAGACAGATTTACCAGAAAATGACCAACTGAATGTTGCTTTTGTTGACGTTGGACATGCAAGCTTGCAAGTTTGTATTGCTGGCCTCAAAAAAGGCCAATTGAAGATATTGGCTCATTCATTTGACAGAAATCTTGGTGGCAGGGATTTTGATGAAGCTATTTTCCAACATTTTGCTGCAAAGTTCAAGGAAGAATACAAAATTGATGTTTACCAAAATGCTAGGGCATGCATTAGACTTCGAGCTGCttgtgaaaagttgaaaaaggTTCTCAGTGCAAACCCTGAGGCACCTTTGAATATAGAGTGTTTAATGGATGAGAAGGATGTCAGAGGGTTTATCAAGAGGGATGAGTTTGAGCAAATCAGCATCCCTATACTGGAGAGAGTGAAGAAACCACTGGAGAAAGCTCTTGCCGAAGCTGGGCTTACTACTGAGAACATTCATTCAGTTGAGGTTGTTGGGTCAAGCTCTCGGGTCCCTGCAATTATGAGGATTCTGACAGAGTTCTTCGGTAAGGAACCAAGACGCACCATGAATGCAAGTGAATGTGTGGCCAAAGGAGCTGCACTGCAATGTGCTATTCTCAGTCCTACCTTTAAAGTGCGAGAATTCAAG GTCAATGAGAGCTTCCCTTTCTCAATTGCATTATCGTGGAAGGGGCCTGCTCCAGATGCACAAAATGGAGCTTCAGAGAATCACCAGAGCACGATTGTTTTCCCCAAAGGGAATCCGATACCCAGTGTGAAAGCTCTGACATTCTACAGATCTGGCACGTTTACAATAGATGTACAGTATGCTGATGTCAGTGAGTTGCAGGCGCCAGCAAAGATCAGTACTTACACG ATCGGACCATTCCAATCTACAAAGGGTGAAAGGGCCAAACTAAAAGTTAAAGTCCGCCTAAGTCTGCATGGTATTGTCTCGGTTGAGTCCGCAACT cttttggaagaagaagaggtGGAAGTCCCAGTTGTAAAAGAGACAGCTAAAGAACCTGCCAAAATGGAAACAGATGAAGCTTCAGCTGATGCTGCTCCTTCAACTACATCGGAAACTGATGTAAATATGCAAGATGCTAAAGGAGCTGAGAATGGGGTTCCAGACTCTGGAGACAAACCTGTCCAAATGGAGACAGATGCTAAG GTTGAAGCCCCTAAGAAAAAGGTCAAGAAGACAGCTGTACCAGTGACAGAGATTGTTTATGGTGCAATGGCAGCTGCTGATGTTCAGAAGGCTGTTGAGAAAGAATTCGAAATGGCTCTTCAGGACCGTGTTATGGAAGAGACGAAGGACAAGAAGAATGCTGTTGAGTCATATGTTTACGACATGAGGAATAAG CTTTCAGATAAATATCAAGAGTTTGTAACTGATTCAGAAAGAGAACAATTTATTGCTAAACTTCAAGAAACGGAAGATTGGTTGTATGAAGATGGAGAGGATGAAACTAAGGGTGTTTACATTGCCAAGCTTGAGGAGCTTAAAAAG CAAGGTGACCCGATTGAGCAACGATATAAGGAGTCCACGGAGAGGGGTCCCGTAATTGATCAATTTATTTATTGCATAAATAGTTACAGAGAGGCGGCCATGTCAAGTGATCCCAAGTTTGATCACATTGATTTAGCAGATAAGCAGAAG GTTTTGAATGAGTGTGTCGAAGCCGAAGCTTGGTTTAGAGAGAAAAAGCAGCAGCAAGATGCTCTTCCAAAATATGCCAACCCTGTTCTTTTGTCGGCTGATGTTCGAAAGAAAGCAGAGGCACTTGATAG GGTCTGTAGGCCTATAATGACAAAGCCTAAGCCAGCTAAGCCAACAACTCCGGAAACACCACCACCTCAATCGCCTCAAGGAGGTGAGCAACAACCTCAAGGTGCGGAGAGTCTGAATGCAGGAAATGCAAATGCAACTGAGGGTGCCAGTGCTGGCAGTGAAGTACCACCTGCTGCTGAGCCAATGGAGACGGAAAAACCTGAGACTGCGCCAAGTGCTTCGTGA
- the LOC132039841 gene encoding pentatricopeptide repeat-containing protein At3g16010 isoform X2, with protein sequence MMIETVCSRRSISTFSCLCQRIKQTESEIVKMFEISRPKAETEGFQEKRPPLRRGSVRILDERFIRILKIFKWGPDAEKALEVLQLKVDNELVREVLKIDMEISVKIQFFKWAGKRRNFEHDSTTYLALIRCLEEAGLTGEMWKTVKEMARSTCVVTPADLSETVRILGRAKMVNKALSIFYLIKGRKCKPTATTYNSIIFMLMQEGQHEKVHELYSEMCNEGNCFPDTVTYSALISSYAKLGRDDSAVRLFDEMKDNGLHPTAKIYTTLLAVYFKLGKVEMALALVNEMKKNACAPTVYTYTELIRGLGKAGRMEAAYSIFVSMLKEGCKPDVVLINNVINLLGRGGRIGDAYKLFNEMESLNCKPNVVTYNTIIKSLFESKAPVSEASSWFDRMKANGVTPSSFSYSILIDGYCKRNRVEKALALLEEMDEKCFPPCPAAYCSLINSLGKAKRYEAANELFQELKESCGSSSSRVYAVMIKHFGKCGRLNEAVNLFNEMQKLGGSPDVYAYNALMSGLVRAVIHSERSRCLQR encoded by the exons ATGATGATAGAAACAGTTTGTTCAAGGAGAAGTATATCTACATTTTCTTGTTTGTGCCAGAGAATTAAGCAGACAG AAAGTGAAATTGTTAAAATGTTTGAAATCTCAAGGCCTAAGGCCGAAACAGAAGGATTCCAAGAGAAGCGACCACCCTTAAGAAGGGGCTCTGTAAGGATATTGGATGAGAGGTTCATCAGGATTCTGAAGATATTTAAGTGGGGTCCTGATGCTGAAAAGGCCTTGGAGGTGCTACAGCTGAAAGTAGATAATGAATTGGTTCGAGAGGTTTTGAAAATTGACATGGAGATCAGtgtgaaaattcagtttttcaaGTGGGCTGGCAAAAGGAGGAACTTTGAACATGACTCAACTACCTACCTGGCTTTGATTCGATGTCTTGAAGAAGCTGGGCTGACAGGCGAAATGTGGAAGACGGTGAAAGAAATGGCACGGAGTACATGTGTCGTTACTCCTGCTGATCTCTCCGAGACAGTAAGAATTTTGGGCAGGGCAAAAATGGTAAACAAAGCACTATCAATATTTTACCTGATTAAAGGCCGCAAGTGCAAGCCGACTGCAACAACTTACAATTCCATTATTTTTATGCTGATGCAAGAGGGTCAACATGAAAAAGTACATGAGCTTTACAGTGAAATGTGTAATGAGGGCAATTGTTTCCCTGATACAGTTACTTACAGTGCTCTTATATCATCCTATGCAAAGCTAGGTCGTGATGATTCTGCTGTTAGGTTGTTTGATGAAATGAAGGATAATGGTTTACATCCCACTGCAAAGATATATACAACCTTGTTAGCAGTTTACTTCAAATTGGGTAAGGTTGAAATGGCTTTAGCATTAGTCAATGAGATGAAGAAGAATGCTTGTGCCCCAACTGTGTATACTTACACTGAATTGATAAGAGGGCTTGGTAAAGCTGGTAGAATGGAGGCGGCATACTCTATATTTGTGTCCATGCTAAAAGAGGGATGTAAGCCGGATGTTGTGTTAATAAACAATGTGATAAACCTTCTAGGAAGGGGAGGACGTATAGGTGATGCTTATAAATTGTTTAATGAAATGGAATCATTAAACTGTAAACCGAATGTTGTGACATATAATACTATTATAAAATCCCTGTTTGAGTCGAAAGCACCAGTATCCGAGGCTTCATCTTGGTTTGACAGAATGAAAGCAAATGGTGTCACTCCAAGCTCTTTTAGTTATTCAATACTTATTGATGGGTATTGCAAGAGAAATAGAGTTGAAAAGGCGTTAGCCTTGCTTGAGGAGATGGATGAGAAGTGCTTTCCTCCTTGTCCAGCTGCCTATTGCAGCTTGATCAATAGTCTTGGAAAAGCAAAACGCTATGAAGCTGCAAATGAGTTGtttcaagaattaaaagagaGTTGTGGATCTAGCAGTTCTCGGGTATATGCTGTAATGATAAAGCACTTTGGGAAATGTGGCCGTTTGAATGAGGCTGTCAATCTTTTCAATGAGATGCAAAAACTGGGAGGCTCTcctgatgtatatgcatataatgCACTCATGTCCGGGCTGGTGAGGGCAG TGATCCACAGCGAGCGATCGAGATGTTTACAAAGATGA
- the LOC132039841 gene encoding pentatricopeptide repeat-containing protein At3g16010 isoform X1: protein MMIETVCSRRSISTFSCLCQRIKQTESEIVKMFEISRPKAETEGFQEKRPPLRRGSVRILDERFIRILKIFKWGPDAEKALEVLQLKVDNELVREVLKIDMEISVKIQFFKWAGKRRNFEHDSTTYLALIRCLEEAGLTGEMWKTVKEMARSTCVVTPADLSETVRILGRAKMVNKALSIFYLIKGRKCKPTATTYNSIIFMLMQEGQHEKVHELYSEMCNEGNCFPDTVTYSALISSYAKLGRDDSAVRLFDEMKDNGLHPTAKIYTTLLAVYFKLGKVEMALALVNEMKKNACAPTVYTYTELIRGLGKAGRMEAAYSIFVSMLKEGCKPDVVLINNVINLLGRGGRIGDAYKLFNEMESLNCKPNVVTYNTIIKSLFESKAPVSEASSWFDRMKANGVTPSSFSYSILIDGYCKRNRVEKALALLEEMDEKCFPPCPAAYCSLINSLGKAKRYEAANELFQELKESCGSSSSRVYAVMIKHFGKCGRLNEAVNLFNEMQKLGGSPDVYAYNALMSGLVRAGMLDDAFSMLRNMEENGCSPDLNSFNIILNGLAKTSDPQRAIEMFTKMKHSTNKPDAVSYNTILGCLSRAGMFEEAARLMKEMRADGFEYDLITYSSILEAVGHIDEYGTCQTS, encoded by the exons ATGATGATAGAAACAGTTTGTTCAAGGAGAAGTATATCTACATTTTCTTGTTTGTGCCAGAGAATTAAGCAGACAG AAAGTGAAATTGTTAAAATGTTTGAAATCTCAAGGCCTAAGGCCGAAACAGAAGGATTCCAAGAGAAGCGACCACCCTTAAGAAGGGGCTCTGTAAGGATATTGGATGAGAGGTTCATCAGGATTCTGAAGATATTTAAGTGGGGTCCTGATGCTGAAAAGGCCTTGGAGGTGCTACAGCTGAAAGTAGATAATGAATTGGTTCGAGAGGTTTTGAAAATTGACATGGAGATCAGtgtgaaaattcagtttttcaaGTGGGCTGGCAAAAGGAGGAACTTTGAACATGACTCAACTACCTACCTGGCTTTGATTCGATGTCTTGAAGAAGCTGGGCTGACAGGCGAAATGTGGAAGACGGTGAAAGAAATGGCACGGAGTACATGTGTCGTTACTCCTGCTGATCTCTCCGAGACAGTAAGAATTTTGGGCAGGGCAAAAATGGTAAACAAAGCACTATCAATATTTTACCTGATTAAAGGCCGCAAGTGCAAGCCGACTGCAACAACTTACAATTCCATTATTTTTATGCTGATGCAAGAGGGTCAACATGAAAAAGTACATGAGCTTTACAGTGAAATGTGTAATGAGGGCAATTGTTTCCCTGATACAGTTACTTACAGTGCTCTTATATCATCCTATGCAAAGCTAGGTCGTGATGATTCTGCTGTTAGGTTGTTTGATGAAATGAAGGATAATGGTTTACATCCCACTGCAAAGATATATACAACCTTGTTAGCAGTTTACTTCAAATTGGGTAAGGTTGAAATGGCTTTAGCATTAGTCAATGAGATGAAGAAGAATGCTTGTGCCCCAACTGTGTATACTTACACTGAATTGATAAGAGGGCTTGGTAAAGCTGGTAGAATGGAGGCGGCATACTCTATATTTGTGTCCATGCTAAAAGAGGGATGTAAGCCGGATGTTGTGTTAATAAACAATGTGATAAACCTTCTAGGAAGGGGAGGACGTATAGGTGATGCTTATAAATTGTTTAATGAAATGGAATCATTAAACTGTAAACCGAATGTTGTGACATATAATACTATTATAAAATCCCTGTTTGAGTCGAAAGCACCAGTATCCGAGGCTTCATCTTGGTTTGACAGAATGAAAGCAAATGGTGTCACTCCAAGCTCTTTTAGTTATTCAATACTTATTGATGGGTATTGCAAGAGAAATAGAGTTGAAAAGGCGTTAGCCTTGCTTGAGGAGATGGATGAGAAGTGCTTTCCTCCTTGTCCAGCTGCCTATTGCAGCTTGATCAATAGTCTTGGAAAAGCAAAACGCTATGAAGCTGCAAATGAGTTGtttcaagaattaaaagagaGTTGTGGATCTAGCAGTTCTCGGGTATATGCTGTAATGATAAAGCACTTTGGGAAATGTGGCCGTTTGAATGAGGCTGTCAATCTTTTCAATGAGATGCAAAAACTGGGAGGCTCTcctgatgtatatgcatataatgCACTCATGTCCGGGCTGGTGAGGGCAGGTATGCTAGATGATGCTTTTTCCATGCTTCgtaatatggaagaaaatggttgTTCTCCTGACTTAAACTCATTTAACATAATACTAAATGGTTTGGCCAAGACTAGTGATCCACAGCGAGCGATCGAGATGTTTACAAAGATGAAACATTCAACAAATAAACCTGATGCTGTCTCTTACAACACCATTCTTGGTTGCCTAAGTCGTGCTGGCATGTTTGAGGAAGCTGCAAGGCTGATGAAAGAGATGAGGGCCGATGGTTTTGAATATGATCTTATTACATACTCATCAATACTTGAAGCAGTCGGCCATATTGATGAGTATggtacatgtcaaacttcatGA
- the LOC132038962 gene encoding trihelix transcription factor ENAP1-like, which produces MDDIEDNGRYPPNPYGMNQGYETSNRHKLPVRDTSYSRHVNNQYVEEADDDDDVDNEAEAEAEAEAEAEAEAEAEAEEEEEEEEEEEEEEEEEGGEEEDDDDDGDENGVQRIGKDVFEDDDDDDYGDSQRHQKKRKLKSLLSSYEFAPRVPPPPSSTTAATVPKPSFGGRNPLSDWTEHETFILLDAWGTRFVRHGRKSLRLEEWQEVAERVSQGSRIERTDTQCRNRLDTLKKKYKKEKMKFAAETGSSTTSSKWVYFKKMDMLLSSTPQQAGVSCGMDSGEYVFGSPKVYLNRANGLDEMRDSPANSGSADSEDLPPKRSRNVQSGGNGNGSSFKLIADSIHKFSEIYVKIENSKRQQMLELEKMRMDFHRELELQKRQIVERAHAEIARIRQGSDEENDMSAENVSG; this is translated from the coding sequence ATGGATGACATTGAGGATAATGGGAGATATCCTCCCAACCCTTATGGAATGAATCAGGGTTATGAGACATCCAACCGCCACAAGCTTCCTGTTCGCGACACTTCTTATTCAAGGCATGTGAACAATCAGTATGTTGAGGAGGccgatgatgatgacgatgttGATAACGAAGCAGAAGCAGAAGCAGAAGCAGAAGCAGAAGCAGAAGCAGAAGCAGAAGCAgaggcagaagaagaagaagaagaagaagaagaagaagaagaagaagaggaagaagaaggaggagaagaagaagatgatgatgatgatggcgaTGAAAATGGTGTTCAGCGGATAGGGAAAGATGTGTTTGaggatgacgatgatgatgattatggtGATTCGCAGAGGCATCAAAAGAAGAGGAAGTTAAAGAGCTTGTTATCAAGTTACGAATTTGCACCTCGAGTACCACCACCTCCATCATCTACTACAGCTGCAACCGTTCCAAAGCCTTCGTTTGGCGGGAGGAATCCACTTTCTGATTGGACTGAACACGAGACGTTTATTTTGCTTGATGCATGGGGTACTAGGTTTGTTCGACATGGGAGGAAGAGTCTTCGATTAGAGGAATGGCAAGAAGTTGCAGAGAGAGTATCGCAAGGGTCCAGAATTGAGAGAACGGATACTCAATGTCGTAACCGTTTGGATACTCtgaaaaagaaatacaaaaaggAGAAGATGAAGTTTGCGGCGGAGACAGGGAGTAGTACCACTAGTAGTAAATGGGTGTACTTCAAAAAGATGGACATGTTACTATCATCAACTCCTCAGCAAGCGGGTGTTTCATGTGGAATGGACTCTGGAGAGTATGTTTTCGGGAGCCCTAAAGTTTATCTGAATCGTGCTAATGGTTTGGATGAGATGAGGGACAGTCCTGCTAACTCAGGATCTGCTGATTCTGAGGATCTTCCACCAAAAAGATCAAGAAATGTACAATCAGGAGGGAATGGAAATGGAAGTTCTTTCAAACTAATAGCAGATTCTATCCACAAATTTAGTGAGATATATGTGAAGATTGAGAATAGCAAGAGACAGCAAATGCTGGAACTGGAGAAAATGAGGATGGATTTCCACAGAGAATTGGAACTGCAAAAGAGGCAGATTGTGGAGAGAGCTCATGCGGAAATTGCAAGAATTCGTCAAGGAAGCGATGAAGAGAATGACATGTCTGCTGAAAATGTTAGTGGATGA